In Flavobacteriales bacterium, a single window of DNA contains:
- a CDS encoding MerR family transcriptional regulator, with amino-acid sequence MFGVNTSLIRFWEKEFDVIKPTKNKKGNRLFTAEDIENFKKIFALVKGEGYTLQGAKEKIKEGFEEEEKAVVEVLDKRSAIEKLIMVKEKLRQLRDSL; translated from the coding sequence ATGTTTGGTGTAAACACTTCGCTCATTCGTTTCTGGGAAAAAGAATTCGATGTAATTAAACCTACCAAGAATAAAAAAGGAAACCGTTTGTTTACAGCGGAGGACATCGAGAACTTTAAAAAGATCTTTGCGCTGGTTAAGGGCGAAGGATATACCTTACAGGGCGCCAAAGAGAAAATTAAGGAAGGTTTCGAGGAAGAAGAAAAAGCGGTGGTGGAAGTACTCGACAAACGCTCGGCGATTGAAAAGCTGATCATGGTAAAAGAAAAGCTCCGCCAGCTTCGCGACTCT